A DNA window from Phaeobacter sp. A36a-5a contains the following coding sequences:
- a CDS encoding chloride channel protein, which produces MPQTIRSAISAQLAQGVAGVRDVWRVLRHRGPSQFQFWFIALLIGIAAGFAALFFRKGITAFQAWVYGAEDVNFLHSFAQDMPWYWLMIIPTLGGLVVGLILHRFTPDARVRSVADVIEGAALGDGRVEIRAGLASACASLITLSTGGSTGREGPVVHMAGVISTWVSNRIQADGITGRDLLGCAVAAAVSASFNAPIAGALFALEVVLRHFAVHAFAPIVIASVAGTVINRLEYGDVTEFDLITPGALQFYVELPAFLMLGLICGIVAVVLMRSIFFAEEIGNAVQTKLGLPRWLRPAASGLLLGGLAVWFPHIIGVGYETTVLALTGALVLHQTILFAMVKTAAVAITMGGRMGGGVFSPSLMVGALTGLAFGLIATAVLPDVSGTHTLYAFAGMGAVAAAVLGAPISTTLIVFELTGDWQIGLAVMVAVSMSTALASRIVDRSFFLTQLERRNIHCAAGPQAYLLSMLRAGAVMRPLGDPRCASAEDCAALIDQGLSVRASASLEAAMPIFDRADLSYLPVLAEGEGGDNPPNLIGALYHIDSLKAYTRALAAAAAEEHS; this is translated from the coding sequence ATGCCACAGACCATACGCTCCGCCATTTCCGCCCAGCTGGCTCAGGGGGTTGCTGGCGTGCGGGATGTCTGGCGGGTGCTGCGCCACCGGGGGCCGAGCCAGTTTCAATTCTGGTTTATCGCCTTGCTGATCGGGATCGCTGCCGGGTTTGCGGCGCTGTTCTTCCGCAAGGGGATCACCGCCTTTCAGGCCTGGGTCTATGGCGCGGAGGATGTGAATTTCCTGCATAGTTTCGCACAGGACATGCCCTGGTACTGGCTGATGATCATTCCGACCCTTGGCGGGCTGGTGGTGGGGCTGATCCTGCACCGGTTTACGCCGGATGCCCGGGTGCGATCCGTTGCCGATGTGATCGAGGGGGCCGCGCTTGGCGATGGACGGGTGGAAATTCGCGCCGGTCTGGCGTCTGCCTGTGCCTCTCTGATCACGCTCAGTACCGGCGGATCAACCGGTCGCGAGGGGCCGGTGGTGCATATGGCGGGGGTGATCTCGACCTGGGTCAGCAATCGTATTCAGGCCGATGGCATCACCGGGCGCGATCTTCTGGGCTGTGCGGTGGCGGCGGCGGTCTCTGCCAGCTTCAATGCGCCTATTGCCGGGGCGCTCTTTGCGCTGGAGGTGGTGCTGCGGCATTTCGCGGTCCATGCCTTTGCGCCCATTGTCATCGCCTCGGTGGCCGGAACCGTGATCAACCGGCTGGAATATGGCGATGTGACGGAGTTCGACCTGATCACGCCGGGGGCGCTGCAATTCTACGTCGAGCTGCCGGCCTTTCTGATGCTTGGGCTGATCTGCGGGATCGTGGCGGTGGTGCTGATGCGGTCGATCTTCTTTGCCGAGGAAATCGGCAATGCGGTGCAGACAAAGCTGGGTCTGCCGCGATGGCTGCGTCCGGCGGCCTCTGGCCTGCTGCTGGGCGGGCTTGCGGTCTGGTTTCCCCATATCATTGGCGTTGGCTATGAAACCACGGTTCTGGCCCTCACGGGCGCGCTGGTGCTGCATCAGACCATTCTCTTTGCCATGGTCAAAACCGCGGCCGTGGCGATCACCATGGGCGGGCGCATGGGGGGCGGGGTGTTCTCGCCGTCGCTGATGGTCGGGGCGCTGACCGGGCTCGCCTTCGGGCTGATTGCGACCGCTGTGCTGCCGGATGTGTCGGGGACGCATACGCTCTATGCCTTTGCCGGGATGGGCGCCGTGGCGGCGGCGGTGCTTGGCGCGCCGATTTCCACGACGCTGATCGTGTTCGAACTGACCGGCGACTGGCAGATCGGCCTGGCGGTGATGGTGGCGGTGTCGATGTCGACGGCGCTGGCGTCGCGGATTGTCGACCGGTCGTTCTTTCTCACCCAGCTAGAGCGGCGCAATATTCATTGCGCGGCGGGGCCACAGGCCTATCTGCTGTCGATGCTGCGCGCCGGAGCGGTGATGCGGCCCCTGGGCGATCCGCGCTGCGCCAGCGCGGAGGACTGCGCCGCGCTGATTGACCAGGGGCTGTCGGTCCGCGCCTCTGCCTCGCTGGAGGCGGCGATGCCGATCTTCGACCGGGCCGATCTCAGCTATCTGCCGGTACTGGCGGAAGGGGAGGGCGGCGATAATCCGCCGAATCTCATCGGGGCCCTTTACCACATTGATTCGCTGAAAGCCTACACCCGTGCGCTGGCTGCGGCGGCTGCGGAGGAGCATAGTTGA
- a CDS encoding DUF427 domain-containing protein yields the protein MTKIHIRKAEGTWVVRSGGAVLGESSNALELSEGDLAPVIYFPRGDIATAFLDRSDKTTHCPAKGDASYFSIVNKSSVTENAVWSYETPNEAVAQIKDHLAFVTGDTVKVERI from the coding sequence ATGACAAAGATCCATATTCGCAAAGCAGAAGGCACCTGGGTGGTGCGCTCCGGTGGTGCCGTGCTGGGCGAGAGCAGCAACGCGCTTGAGCTGAGCGAGGGCGATCTGGCGCCCGTCATCTATTTTCCCCGCGGCGACATCGCGACAGCCTTCCTTGACCGCAGCGACAAGACCACCCACTGCCCGGCCAAGGGCGATGCCAGCTACTTCTCGATTGTGAACAAATCATCCGTGACCGAAAACGCGGTCTGGAGCTACGAAACCCCCAATGAGGCCGTAGCGCAGATCAAGGACCACCTTGCCTTCGTCACCGGTGACACCGTGAAAGTGGAGCGGATCTAG
- a CDS encoding aminopeptidase P family protein, translating into MFQTFDVTARPEQGPPRLEALRTELQREGLDGFLVPRSDAHQGEYVAPGDERLAWLTGFTGSAGFCAVLRDVAGVFIDGRYRTQVKQQVAEVFTPVHWPEVQLADWLKEQLPTGGRIGYDPWLHSASQMQGLDLHGFEFVPVDNLVDRIWQDQPTPPVQPVIAHPLSYAGTSASEKTASLAQELRDAGHSAAVITLPDSIMWLLNIRGSDIAHNPVAHGFAILHADARVDLFMAEEKLTGVRDHLGADVAVHAPQTFLSAVAELAQAKDASVTVDLTTLPRIVADQLGDALVAAGDPCALPKARKCAAEIAGSAAAHLRDGAAVVETLAWLDAQPPGSITEIDVVKHLEATRRKDPKLRDISFETISGTGPNGAIIHYRVSEDSNAALLDGHLLVLDSGGQYLDGTTDITRTLAIGTPPQEAREAYTRVLQGMIAMSRLRWPKGLAGRDIEAVGRMPLWLAGQDFNHGLGHGVGAFLSVHEGPQRLSRAGTVPLEPGMILSNEPGYYREGAFGIRIENLLVVEPAPELDSADAEREMLCWRTLTYAPLDRRLIVVDLLTTAERDWLNAYHADVAAKIGPNVTDPAQSWLDAATAPL; encoded by the coding sequence ATGTTCCAGACCTTCGACGTGACAGCCCGCCCGGAACAGGGCCCGCCCCGCCTCGAGGCTTTGCGCACTGAATTGCAGCGCGAGGGGCTCGACGGCTTTCTGGTGCCGCGCAGCGATGCCCATCAGGGCGAATATGTCGCCCCCGGCGACGAACGTCTGGCCTGGCTCACCGGATTTACCGGCTCTGCGGGCTTCTGTGCCGTGCTGCGTGATGTGGCCGGGGTGTTTATCGACGGGCGTTACCGCACGCAGGTAAAACAGCAGGTCGCGGAGGTCTTTACCCCGGTGCACTGGCCCGAGGTGCAGCTGGCCGATTGGCTGAAGGAGCAGCTGCCGACCGGGGGGCGCATCGGCTATGACCCCTGGCTGCATTCGGCCAGCCAGATGCAGGGGCTCGATCTGCACGGGTTTGAATTCGTGCCGGTCGACAATCTGGTGGATCGCATCTGGCAGGATCAGCCCACCCCGCCGGTGCAGCCCGTCATCGCCCATCCGCTCAGCTATGCAGGTACATCCGCCTCCGAAAAGACCGCCTCTCTGGCCCAAGAGCTGCGCGACGCCGGACATAGCGCCGCCGTGATCACCCTGCCAGATAGCATCATGTGGCTCCTGAACATCCGCGGCAGCGATATCGCCCACAACCCGGTCGCCCACGGGTTTGCCATCCTGCACGCCGACGCGCGGGTCGATCTGTTCATGGCGGAAGAGAAGCTGACGGGTGTCAGGGATCACCTCGGCGCGGATGTGGCCGTTCATGCGCCGCAGACCTTCCTATCAGCCGTGGCTGAGCTGGCACAGGCCAAAGATGCCTCCGTCACCGTCGATCTGACGACCCTGCCCCGGATCGTCGCCGATCAGCTCGGCGATGCGCTGGTTGCGGCCGGTGACCCCTGCGCCCTGCCCAAGGCCCGCAAATGCGCCGCCGAGATCGCAGGCAGCGCCGCCGCTCATCTGCGCGATGGTGCCGCCGTGGTGGAAACCCTCGCCTGGCTGGACGCCCAGCCCCCCGGCAGCATCACCGAAATCGACGTGGTCAAACATCTCGAAGCCACCCGCCGCAAGGATCCGAAGCTGCGCGACATCAGCTTTGAAACCATTTCGGGCACCGGCCCCAATGGCGCCATCATCCACTACCGGGTCAGCGAGGACAGCAATGCCGCGCTGCTGGACGGGCATCTGCTGGTGCTGGACAGCGGCGGGCAATATCTGGACGGCACCACCGACATCACCCGCACCCTCGCCATCGGCACCCCACCGCAGGAAGCCCGCGAGGCCTATACCCGCGTTCTGCAGGGCATGATCGCCATGTCCCGCCTGCGCTGGCCCAAGGGGCTTGCCGGTCGCGACATCGAGGCGGTGGGACGAATGCCGCTCTGGCTGGCCGGGCAGGACTTCAACCACGGGCTTGGCCACGGGGTCGGCGCCTTCCTCAGCGTACATGAAGGCCCCCAGCGGCTCAGCCGTGCCGGCACCGTACCGCTGGAACCCGGCATGATCCTCTCCAATGAACCGGGATATTACCGCGAAGGCGCTTTTGGTATTCGCATTGAGAACCTGTTGGTGGTAGAACCGGCGCCTGAGCTGGACAGCGCCGACGCCGAACGCGAAATGCTGTGCTGGCGCACCCTGACCTACGCCCCGCTGGACCGCCGCCTGATCGTGGTGGACCTGCTCACCACGGCAGAGCGGGACTGGCTGAACGCCTATCATGCGGATGTAGCCGCCAAGATAGGACCCAACGTAACAGACCCGGCACAAAGCTGGCTGGATGCCGCAACGGCGCCGCTGTGA
- the cobT gene encoding cobaltochelatase subunit CobT, which yields MKKPNDNPADPFKKALAEATKVMANDSELNVSYSVDPAGLSGDNMRLPQVSRRMTREEVLLARGTADALALRHKFHDPATHARYAPPGDMALDLYEALESARCEAMGARHMPGTASNIDVKIQNEALRKGYDQIKSATEAPLAVSAGYLIRHLATGRPMPDAAANVMELWRGFIEQQAGDTLANLGDTIEDQAAFAKFARQVITDLGYGDQLGDDPDQLDDEQDSDAEDDAEEQQDPDSSGQDDSEEEEADANPEQAQEQQQDESQAQVSMDEMADEELAEDTEMPDGEAPLDPPPPPAVSEADPDYKVFDDAHDEEIAAEDLAEPAELERLRAYLDQQLEPLKGAVSRLANKLQRRLQAQQNRSWEFDLEEGILDAGRLARVVANPTTPLSFKREKDTEFRDTVVTLLLDNSGSMRGRPISIAAICADVLARTLERCNVKVEILGFTTRAWKGGLAREAWLNDGRPQLPGRLNDLRHIIYKAADAPMRRTRDNLGLMMKEGLLKENIDGEALEWAHRRMVARQEARKILMVISDGAPVDDSTLSVNPANYLEKHLRDVIAMVERRKQVELLAIGIGHDVTRYYDRAVTITDVEQLAGAMTEQLAALFDSDPRARARVMGIKRAS from the coding sequence ATGAAAAAGCCCAACGACAACCCCGCCGATCCGTTCAAGAAGGCGCTGGCCGAAGCCACCAAGGTCATGGCCAATGATTCCGAGCTGAACGTCTCCTACTCGGTCGACCCTGCCGGTCTGTCCGGCGACAATATGCGGCTGCCTCAGGTCTCCCGACGGATGACCCGCGAAGAGGTGCTGCTGGCCCGTGGCACCGCCGATGCGCTGGCATTGCGCCACAAATTCCACGACCCCGCCACCCATGCCCGCTATGCCCCGCCCGGCGACATGGCGCTTGATCTCTACGAGGCGCTGGAATCCGCCCGCTGCGAGGCGATGGGCGCGCGGCACATGCCCGGCACCGCCTCCAATATCGACGTGAAGATCCAGAACGAAGCCCTGCGCAAGGGTTACGACCAGATCAAATCCGCAACCGAGGCGCCGCTGGCGGTATCCGCCGGCTATCTGATCCGCCATCTGGCGACCGGCCGCCCGATGCCCGATGCGGCGGCCAACGTCATGGAACTGTGGCGCGGTTTCATTGAGCAGCAGGCCGGCGACACGCTGGCCAATCTCGGTGACACCATCGAGGATCAGGCCGCATTCGCCAAATTCGCGCGGCAGGTGATCACCGATCTGGGCTATGGCGACCAGCTGGGCGACGACCCGGATCAGCTCGACGACGAACAGGACAGCGACGCCGAAGACGACGCCGAGGAGCAGCAGGACCCCGACAGCAGCGGTCAGGACGACTCCGAAGAGGAAGAGGCCGACGCCAACCCCGAACAGGCCCAGGAGCAGCAGCAGGACGAAAGCCAGGCGCAGGTCTCGATGGACGAGATGGCCGATGAAGAGCTGGCTGAAGATACCGAAATGCCCGATGGCGAGGCTCCGCTGGACCCGCCACCGCCGCCCGCCGTGTCGGAGGCCGATCCCGACTATAAGGTCTTCGATGATGCCCATGACGAGGAAATCGCCGCCGAGGATCTCGCCGAACCAGCGGAGCTGGAACGGCTGCGCGCCTATCTGGACCAGCAGCTGGAACCGCTGAAAGGGGCCGTCTCGCGGCTTGCCAACAAATTGCAGCGCCGCCTTCAGGCGCAGCAGAACCGCTCGTGGGAGTTCGACCTCGAAGAGGGCATTCTGGACGCCGGCCGTCTGGCCCGCGTGGTGGCCAACCCCACCACGCCGCTGTCGTTCAAACGGGAGAAAGACACCGAATTCCGCGACACCGTGGTGACGCTCCTCTTGGACAACTCCGGTTCCATGCGCGGTCGGCCAATCTCCATCGCCGCGATCTGCGCCGACGTTCTGGCCCGCACTCTGGAGCGCTGCAACGTGAAGGTCGAAATCCTCGGCTTTACCACCCGCGCGTGGAAAGGCGGGCTCGCGCGTGAGGCCTGGCTCAATGACGGTCGCCCACAGCTCCCCGGCCGTCTGAACGACCTGCGCCACATCATCTACAAAGCCGCCGATGCGCCGATGCGCCGGACCCGCGACAATCTTGGCCTGATGATGAAAGAGGGCCTGCTGAAGGAGAATATCGACGGCGAGGCGCTGGAATGGGCGCACCGCCGCATGGTCGCCCGTCAGGAAGCCCGCAAGATCCTAATGGTGATCTCCGATGGCGCGCCGGTGGATGACAGCACGCTGTCGGTGAACCCGGCCAACTATCTGGAAAAACACCTGCGTGATGTGATCGCGATGGTGGAGCGGCGCAAACAGGTCGAACTGCTGGCCATCGGCATCGGCCATGACGTCACCCGCTATTACGATCGCGCCGTGACCATCACCGATGTTGAACAGCTGGCAGGCGCCATGACCGAGCAGCTGGCCGCTCTCTTTGACAGTGACCCGCGCGCCCGCGCCCGGGTGATGGGCATCAAACGCGCGAGCTGA
- the cobS gene encoding cobaltochelatase subunit CobS, which produces MTDGMLDMNAKPTETLSVRDVFGIDTDMTVKGFADGSNRVPALDPTYKFDPETTLAILAGFSHNRRVMIQGYHGTGKSTHIEQVAARLNWPSVRVNLDSHISRIDLIGKDAIKLRDGKQVTEFHEGILPWALRNPVAIVFDEYDAGRADVMFVIQRVLEHDGKLTLLDQNEIITPNPFFRLFATANTVGLGDTTGLYHGTQQINQAQMDRWSLVATLNYLSHDAESAIVLSKAPHYNTEKGRKTISQMVTVADLTRTAFMNGDLSTVMSPRTVINWAQNAEIFRDVGYAFRLSFLNKCDELERQTVAEFYQRCFDEELPESAASVSLG; this is translated from the coding sequence ATGACCGACGGTATGCTGGATATGAACGCGAAACCCACCGAAACCCTTTCGGTGCGCGATGTGTTCGGAATTGATACGGATATGACCGTCAAGGGCTTCGCCGACGGCTCCAACCGGGTTCCGGCTCTGGATCCGACCTATAAATTCGATCCCGAGACCACATTGGCCATTCTGGCAGGCTTCAGCCACAATCGCCGCGTGATGATCCAGGGCTACCACGGCACCGGTAAATCGACCCATATCGAACAGGTCGCCGCGCGCCTGAACTGGCCCTCCGTCCGGGTGAACCTCGACAGCCACATCTCCCGGATCGACCTCATTGGCAAGGACGCGATCAAGCTGCGCGACGGCAAGCAGGTCACTGAATTCCACGAAGGCATCCTGCCCTGGGCGCTGCGCAACCCGGTTGCCATCGTGTTCGACGAATATGACGCGGGCCGCGCGGACGTGATGTTCGTGATCCAGCGCGTTCTGGAGCATGACGGCAAGCTGACGCTCCTCGATCAGAACGAGATCATCACCCCGAACCCGTTCTTCCGCCTGTTTGCCACCGCCAACACCGTTGGTCTGGGCGATACCACTGGCCTCTATCACGGCACCCAGCAGATCAACCAGGCCCAGATGGACCGCTGGTCGCTGGTGGCCACGCTGAACTACCTCAGCCACGACGCCGAAAGCGCCATCGTCCTGTCCAAGGCGCCGCATTACAACACCGAGAAGGGCCGCAAGACCATCAGCCAGATGGTCACCGTCGCCGATCTCACCCGCACCGCCTTCATGAACGGCGATCTCTCCACCGTGATGTCGCCGCGGACGGTGATCAACTGGGCCCAGAACGCCGAGATTTTCCGCGACGTGGGCTATGCCTTCCGCCTGTCGTTCCTGAACAAATGCGACGAGCTGGAGCGCCAGACCGTCGCCGAGTTCTACCAGCGCTGCTTTGACGAAGAGCTGCCGGAAAGCGCTGCAAGCGTTTCGCTGGGCTAA
- a CDS encoding DEAD/DEAH box helicase: protein MKTALEQALQARGYEHLTPVQQAVTAPELDQSDLLVSAQTGSGKTVGFGLAMAPTLLGEAEKLDRAELPLALVIAPTRELALQVKRELGWLYAEAGAQVVSTVGGMDMRDERRALERGAHIVVATPGRLRDHIMRGSINLSQVRAVVLDEADEMLDLGFREDLEFILGESPEDRRTLMFSATVPTGIARLAETYLKDHQRIKTVAEASQHADIEYQMLAVAQRDVENAVINVLRFHESPNAIVFCNTRAVVNRMTTRLSNRGFSVVALSGELSQAERSNALQSLRDGRARVCVATDVAARGIDLPKLDLVIHADLPSSHETLLHRSGRTGRAGRQGVSALIVPPKAKGKALRLLRAAKITAETSPAPSADDVRARDFERLLGDKAWSEPVSENETAPVAELVERFSPEQLAAAYLRLFHDRHSAPEELSDPQMDKREREERAPFGPSVWFAVSGGRKAGAEPRRLLPMLCNAGNLTKDDIGAIRIQFDQSYVEVRESSADAFWGAVKHGELEEGATVTRLDKAPDLPKSPRPQNRDRDGFRDDKRGPRGQDRGERKPYGDKPSYDKPRGDKPRGDKPAYGDKPAYGDKPRSSKPYGDKPRGDKPSYGDKPRFEKPKRTGEGGKATVTARGPSDRAASPSKPAKPAVPGKPKGDWSNPGKSGRKGAPPPKGKPTSKKNKARAAVAKTGGAARPQRKGS, encoded by the coding sequence TTGAAAACAGCACTCGAACAAGCGCTTCAGGCGCGCGGCTACGAGCATTTGACACCCGTTCAACAGGCCGTCACCGCGCCCGAGCTGGATCAGTCCGACCTTCTGGTGTCGGCACAGACCGGTTCCGGCAAAACCGTAGGCTTCGGCCTGGCGATGGCCCCTACATTGCTGGGTGAGGCCGAGAAACTGGACCGGGCCGAACTGCCGCTGGCGCTGGTCATCGCGCCGACGCGCGAACTGGCGTTGCAGGTGAAACGCGAACTGGGCTGGCTCTATGCCGAGGCCGGTGCGCAGGTCGTCTCCACCGTGGGCGGTATGGACATGCGCGACGAACGCCGCGCGCTGGAGCGTGGCGCGCATATCGTCGTGGCCACCCCCGGTCGTCTGCGCGATCACATCATGCGCGGCTCGATCAACCTGTCGCAGGTACGCGCCGTGGTGCTGGACGAAGCTGACGAGATGCTGGATCTGGGCTTCCGCGAGGATCTGGAGTTCATTCTGGGCGAATCCCCGGAAGACCGCCGCACCCTGATGTTCTCGGCAACTGTGCCGACTGGTATCGCGCGTCTGGCGGAGACCTATCTCAAGGATCACCAGCGGATCAAAACCGTGGCTGAAGCCTCGCAGCACGCGGATATCGAATACCAGATGCTGGCTGTGGCGCAGCGCGACGTCGAAAACGCCGTTATCAACGTGCTGCGCTTCCACGAGTCGCCCAATGCGATCGTGTTCTGCAACACCCGTGCGGTGGTGAACCGGATGACCACGCGGCTGAGCAATCGCGGATTTTCCGTGGTTGCCCTGTCGGGCGAGCTGTCCCAGGCGGAGCGGAGCAACGCGTTGCAATCCCTGCGCGACGGGCGGGCGCGGGTTTGCGTGGCCACCGATGTGGCGGCGCGCGGGATTGACCTGCCGAAGCTGGATCTGGTGATTCATGCGGATCTGCCGTCCAGCCACGAAACCCTGTTGCACCGCTCGGGCCGTACCGGCCGTGCCGGGCGCCAGGGTGTGTCCGCGCTGATTGTACCGCCAAAAGCCAAGGGCAAGGCCCTGCGCCTGCTGCGTGCCGCCAAGATCACCGCAGAAACCAGCCCGGCCCCCAGTGCCGATGATGTGCGCGCCCGCGACTTTGAACGTCTCTTGGGTGACAAGGCCTGGAGCGAGCCGGTCAGCGAAAATGAGACCGCCCCGGTGGCGGAACTGGTCGAGCGTTTCTCTCCCGAGCAGCTGGCCGCCGCCTATCTGCGCCTGTTCCACGACCGCCACAGCGCGCCGGAAGAGCTGAGCGATCCGCAGATGGACAAGCGCGAGCGGGAAGAGCGGGCGCCCTTTGGCCCCTCCGTCTGGTTTGCGGTCAGTGGTGGTCGCAAGGCCGGTGCAGAGCCGCGCCGCCTGCTGCCGATGCTGTGCAATGCCGGCAATCTGACCAAAGACGACATCGGCGCGATCCGCATTCAGTTCGACCAGAGCTATGTCGAGGTGCGCGAAAGCAGTGCCGATGCGTTCTGGGGTGCGGTCAAACATGGTGAGCTGGAAGAGGGCGCCACGGTAACGCGTCTGGACAAGGCGCCAGATCTGCCGAAATCGCCGCGCCCGCAGAACCGGGACCGCGATGGTTTCCGCGATGACAAACGTGGCCCCCGTGGCCAGGATCGTGGTGAGCGCAAGCCCTACGGCGACAAACCCAGCTATGACAAGCCGCGCGGTGACAAACCCCGGGGCGACAAGCCTGCCTATGGTGACAAGCCTGCCTATGGTGACAAGCCACGGAGCAGCAAGCCCTATGGCGACAAACCCCGTGGCGACAAGCCCAGCTATGGCGACAAGCCGCGCTTTGAGAAACCAAAGCGCACGGGCGAAGGCGGCAAGGCCACGGTGACTGCGCGCGGCCCGTCGGATCGTGCCGCCAGCCCCTCAAAACCCGCCAAGCCGGCGGTTCCGGGCAAGCCCAAGGGCGATTGGTCCAATCCGGGGAAATCGGGCCGCAAGGGCGCACCGCCACCAAAGGGCAAGCCGACCAGCAAGAAGAACAAGGCCCGGGCAGCAGTTGCCAAAACAGGCGGAGCGGCGCGGCCGCAGCGCAAGGGCAGCTAA
- a CDS encoding DnaJ domain-containing protein, translating into MTKSDPFGFDMSIRSAKKKNPRGRRAATGASETSQRICDKDGCDEPGKFRAPKAPDVLDDYYWFCQEHVREYNTKWNFFEGTTEAELNAQQSKDKVWERQTKPMGDPEARAWARLGIEDPHQVLGQNATRNPGRSAQAGRRLPPTERRALEVLEAKDDWSKADIRKAYKKLIKVLHPDMNGGDRSQEEQLQEVVWAWDQIKDSRSFK; encoded by the coding sequence ATGACCAAGTCAGATCCCTTTGGTTTCGATATGTCCATCCGGTCAGCGAAGAAAAAGAACCCCCGCGGCCGGCGGGCCGCCACCGGCGCGTCCGAGACCTCGCAGCGCATCTGCGACAAGGATGGCTGCGATGAACCCGGCAAATTCCGCGCGCCCAAGGCACCGGATGTGCTGGATGATTACTACTGGTTCTGCCAGGAGCACGTGCGCGAATACAATACCAAGTGGAACTTCTTTGAAGGCACCACCGAGGCCGAATTGAACGCCCAGCAATCCAAGGACAAAGTCTGGGAACGCCAGACCAAACCGATGGGTGACCCCGAGGCGCGCGCCTGGGCGCGGCTGGGCATCGAGGATCCGCATCAGGTGCTGGGCCAGAACGCCACCCGGAATCCGGGTCGCTCAGCCCAGGCCGGGCGCCGCCTGCCCCCGACCGAACGCCGCGCGCTGGAAGTGCTTGAGGCCAAGGACGACTGGAGCAAGGCAGACATCCGCAAAGCCTATAAGAAGCTGATCAAGGTGCTGCACCCCGACATGAACGGTGGCGACCGCAGCCAGGAAGAACAGCTGCAAGAGGTGGTCTGGGCCTGGGACCAGATCAAGGACAGCCGCAGCTTCAAATAA
- a CDS encoding BolA family protein gives MSIREEIETRLRDAFAPRALRVEDESDQHVGHAGHDGRGESHFNVYIRADGFAEMSRVAQHRAVHKALGDIVPRIHALALDIGV, from the coding sequence ATGAGCATCCGTGAAGAGATCGAGACGCGTCTGCGCGACGCATTTGCACCACGCGCATTGCGGGTTGAGGATGAGAGCGACCAGCACGTCGGCCACGCCGGTCACGACGGGCGTGGCGAAAGCCATTTCAACGTATATATCCGGGCCGATGGCTTTGCCGAGATGTCCCGCGTGGCGCAGCATCGCGCCGTGCATAAGGCGCTGGGCGATATCGTGCCGCGCATCCACGCGCTGGCGCTGGATATCGGGGTCTAG
- a CDS encoding DUF4177 domain-containing protein — protein sequence MQAFEYKVVPAPAKGTKAKGVKTAEARFANSIDILLNDMAAEGWEYQRAELLPSEERSGLTGSTTNWRNVLIFRRALPAAAEQLQAQAVAQLAAQITAQLAAQPPAQAADHSTAAAAAAPPAEETPAVPTLGPATTSAVAPPIAIAGDPEAPAGAIAVPGRGARSMVADDGVEELSPVSGLTAALKARASLAATPKDGAAKPAPKAEPKLTRSEKSSEDPANS from the coding sequence ATGCAAGCTTTTGAATACAAAGTTGTCCCCGCCCCCGCCAAGGGCACCAAGGCCAAGGGCGTCAAAACCGCCGAAGCCCGCTTTGCCAATTCCATTGATATCCTGCTGAACGACATGGCGGCAGAGGGCTGGGAATATCAGCGCGCGGAGCTGCTGCCATCCGAAGAGCGCAGCGGGCTGACCGGCTCGACGACGAACTGGCGCAACGTGCTGATCTTCCGCCGTGCGCTGCCAGCCGCCGCCGAGCAGTTGCAGGCTCAGGCCGTGGCTCAGCTGGCCGCCCAGATCACCGCGCAGCTCGCAGCGCAGCCCCCCGCCCAAGCGGCGGATCACAGCACAGCGGCAGCTGCCGCGGCGCCCCCCGCGGAGGAGACACCAGCAGTCCCGACGCTTGGCCCGGCCACCACCAGCGCTGTCGCGCCACCCATCGCCATCGCCGGCGACCCAGAGGCCCCGGCAGGCGCCATTGCCGTTCCGGGCCGGGGCGCCCGCTCTATGGTCGCCGATGACGGCGTCGAGGAGCTGAGCCCGGTGTCCGGCCTGACCGCCGCCCTGAAAGCCCGCGCCAGCCTTGCCGCCACCCCGAAAGATGGCGCCGCCAAACCCGCGCCAAAAGCAGAACCAAAACTGACCAGATCGGAAAAATCCTCCGAGGATCCGGCAAACAGCTGA